ACACAACCTAGTAGTTACCAGAATTTGTTCCAATACCCTCCAGCGGCGTTCCATCAACATCAACAATATCCATTTAATATGATGTTTCCAGGGGGTGGCCCCAAAATGACGGCAAATCAAATGGTTCCTCATCAAGTTGAAGAAAGTAATGATATAAGGCTATCATCTACCCCTTCAGGTGGTAATCAACAACCAAAGCGCAATACATACAGTGGGCATCATCAGGGACCAGTTGACTATGCATCTAACGTTAGTAATAATCGTGATAGGGAACGTGGATCAAACTCAAATGTGGGTGGTCCCGTACAAAATTCATATACTTCTCAATCATATACTCAAATGAGAGGAAGTGGTAATAGTGGTGGACATCATCAACAAACACAAAATCACCAAAATGAGAGAATGATGCAACCAAAATCTAATTATAACTCACATCATTGGAACACATAGAATTATATTATACCAAGGTGACTGACAtatgttaattattttttgagagattctatttttcaaaattttcaacAACATTTTCCACATGTTATATCGCGCAttgaagaatatttttatcacttCGCATGGTATTTTCtatgttaattattttgtatttgagtaaattaaaattaattataataatttaattgttgTTTATTTCTAactaaagtattttttactaaacaaaaataataatttattaccaTAAATATGAAGTTATAGTAGAAAACCATCCTTTCGATGATGATTCAGCTTTTCTAAGGTCATCGTTTGTGATAATACAGTTTTCAGGGTTAAATATATCAACATGTTCATCCAAATATTGGGGTAAGTTATCCATTAAGTTATCATCATGAAGCTGGTCTCTgtaaaattcaaaaatttccATTTCTCCATCAGAAGTACTAATAATTTGCTTAATCATATCAAATCCTGCTGTAAGAATTCTATAAGCAACATCTCTTGATTCCACTATTTCCTTTACTCTAACAATACATTTCAAATCCTCAGTATCAACTGAAACAGATAATACACCTTTTAAACTTAAAAGTGCCTTCTCAACATCATCTCGTTGTTTTTCACTAAGTTCATCAAATTGATAAACTAATTGTTTAGCATCCTTCAAGTAAAACATCTTTCTACTTAGATTTCTACAAGTTGTATTACGTTGTAATTTACTTGATTCTAAACGTGATTGAACAACAAGTAAATATTTGAGTACCTTAGGAGGAAAATCATGTTCTGTTGCAGAAGCTAATTTAGATTGTAATCCTGATATTGATGCAATTTTTCTGGCATTATCAACTTTCTCAGttaaaataagtaatatctttaaaaaaaaattatgtaaaaatataaattaaataatattcttaCTTTAGTTAAATATGTAATAATTGAATGCCTTCTGTCATCCATTAATGTTaccaaaatattattaaaggtATCATcctataaatcattttttttaatatatattaataattaaagaaataataaataccTCTAAAAAATAAGAGACATCTTTAGTTTCCtgtaaaattttgtaataagaacgtaatgtttttaaaatcattctTTCATCTTCACTTAAATCCGAAGCTTTAATGgttgtttttcttttaattacaTCTTTATTGTTGTCAttgttaattatttctttttcctTCTCATTTATCTCCATATTCACTTGTAAAATAAACactgaaaaatattatattaaataaatttaatatcaaaccgattatatttcaaaaaaaaaacataatgaATAATCAgtgaataataataatggtatgcaaaagaaatgataaaaaaaaactaatgatcatatagttttaaattgtcattttataataaaataaattatcctTTTAAATtagatgttttaaaaaacagTTTAACAAacaatttgtaaataaataaatactaaTTAAATAAGTTGtcggaaaaaaaaaaaacattaaaagataaaaatataaaataacaaaaatgtttgaaataaagaaatttactGCCTCGCATTTCATTATTTCCTTATCTTGCAAAGACTATAATATAGAATTGGAAAGGTATGTCTTGTTATAATATGTAACTATATGTTTATGGAAAGTTTTAATGTCTTCAgaaattaacaaataaaaaaatgtcttCGAACGAAGTTGTATCAGTTAATCCTCCACTGGACGAGTTAACTTTGACTCCAGAAAATTTAcaaagtattattaatttattaagaaaaaatggtttaatagtaagtttaaatttttttttcaacaagatattaattgttttagcAAACAGAAGAATCATTAACAAAAGAAGCTggtcatttattaaaaaatattggcGGTGGTGATGATGGTCAAGATGAAGAAATTTATCTAGATAAAGTATCTTCTGAGTTTGAAGGACTTTTAGATCATATACAAAAAACTCCTGACTATTTAAAAGGTGACATTGCCACTCTCATATATCCTATGTttgtttatctttttattgaTATGATTATGGATGATAAAGCAAATATTAGTGTTACTTTTTTTGAGAAATATAAGGCTAATGTTCCAGAATGGTATCAAGAACAAATTTTTACTCTTTCAAggataaaatcaaaaattcaAGCTCAAAATTGTGAacttgttaaaattttatgtaatagTAAATTTACAGTTCGAGTTTCTAAacaatgtttaaaaaatattgaaaatttaatgaatttatttccaatgttacaaaaaatagaaaaagaaagattGAAGATAGAGAGTTATGATCAAGGGCAAAAACATATATCAACACTTGAATGTGAATTAGGTGGTTTGTTGGGACAATCTGCAACAGGTGAAAAAGGtgataaaaaatacaaaGTATTATATGGTACATTAAAAGAGGATATAACAGATAGTTTTGCTTCTGATAAAAAAAGGCAAAAAATGAAAGAAGGAAaagagaataaaaaaaaagataatataatacCTGCAATAGACCGAATTCCATTACCAACATTAACAGAAAATATGAAATCTGATAGAAGGGCTGCTCAAAAAGAATATCAAAAAAGGTGTAAATTAGGTAAAGATCAACCACCTACAATATGTatgtatacatttttaaatggtAGAAAAGGAGTATGTTCTGTTGATATAACAGAGGATTCACAAATTGTTGGAGCAGGACTTTTTGATTCTAGAGTTTATGTAACTTCTATAGGAgataatgaattaaaattaataaaaccaATTTCTGAATTAGAAGAATTAGATCAAgatgatttaataaaagatgatgatttatatgataataatcatacacagaaaaatttttatatgtatggTCACAGTGCTCCAGTTTATTCTGTAAATTTTTCACCAGATAAGAAATTATTGTTATCTAGTTCTCATGATAACACTGTAAGATTATGGTGTTTgggtataaaaaaaaatcttgttGTATATCATACAACTACTCCTGTTTATCAAGCTCAATTTTGTCAACGAGGTGGATATTTTGCTACAGCATGTGCTGGAAATACTGCAATGATATGGAGTACTGATAGACTTCAACCATTGAGAATTTTTGCTGAACCATTATCAGATGTAACATGTATTGATTATCATCCAAATTGTAGTTATTTAATTGGTGGAAGTGATGATAGGTATGTAAGAGTATGGGATATTTTAACTGGAAGTTGTGTAAAAACTTTTGCTGGTCATAAAGGAAGTATAACAGGAGTAAAAGTTTCACCAGATGGAAGGTTTATTGCTTCAACAAGTTCTGATGGAACACTTATTATTTGGGATTTAGCAACAAGTAAAATGATAGCACATCAATCAATAGAATCCAGTAATTCAATGGGTGCTATAGCTTTTTCAAGAGATTCTGAAGTTGTAGCTGTTAATTCACCTTATCATGGTATTAGTTTTTATGGAATGGAAGCTTTACGGCATTCACTTCTTAATCCATCTAATGATACAACTTTAGTAGATCAAAGAGTTAATCCAAAAggttttcatttatattcatATGCAACAAAAAATACACCAATGTTGGGAATTCATTTTACCAGACGAAATTTGGTTGTTGGTCTTGGCGCATTTAATcagtaatatttaatttttatttaccagTAATTAATTactccttttttttttgtctgttataatatacttttaaaaagttattttaataaaaatatattttttgatatatcaaAGATTAAT
This Strongyloides ratti genome assembly S_ratti_ED321, chromosome : 2 DNA region includes the following protein-coding sequences:
- a CDS encoding TAF5-like RNA polymerase II p300/CBP-associated factor-associated factor 65 kDa subunit 5L, with the translated sequence MSSNEVVSVNPPLDELTLTPENLQSIINLLRKNGLIQTEESLTKEAGHLLKNIGGGDDGQDEEIYLDKVSSEFEGLLDHIQKTPDYLKGDIATLIYPMFVYLFIDMIMDDKANISVTFFEKYKANVPEWYQEQIFTLSRIKSKIQAQNCELVKILCNSKFTVRVSKQCLKNIENLMNLFPMLQKIEKERLKIESYDQGQKHISTLECELGGLLGQSATGEKGDKKYKVLYGTLKEDITDSFASDKKRQKMKEGKENKKKDNIIPAIDRIPLPTLTENMKSDRRAAQKEYQKRCKLGKDQPPTICMYTFLNGRKGVCSVDITEDSQIVGAGLFDSRVYVTSIGDNELKLIKPISELEELDQDDLIKDDDLYDNNHTQKNFYMYGHSAPVYSVNFSPDKKLLLSSSHDNTVRLWCLGIKKNLVVYHTTTPVYQAQFCQRGGYFATACAGNTAMIWSTDRLQPLRIFAEPLSDVTCIDYHPNCSYLIGGSDDRYVRVWDILTGSCVKTFAGHKGSITGVKVSPDGRFIASTSSDGTLIIWDLATSKMIAHQSIESSNSMGAIAFSRDSEVVAVNSPYHGISFYGMEALRHSLLNPSNDTTLVDQRVNPKGFHLYSYATKNTPMLGIHFTRRNLVVGLGAFNQ